One genomic segment of Vibrio fluvialis includes these proteins:
- a CDS encoding cytochrome b562, with amino-acid sequence MKKAIILTAGLLLATQVFAADSDLKQIMKQMKVEFKHAAEAQTTAEMQAPIQELTKLVAQAKLGEYPPEKQDIYLEGFNKLTVALDKIENELEHDEFDAAKSSLQQVDSLRKEYHEKRNPSIWKRLFG; translated from the coding sequence ATGAAAAAAGCCATTATTTTAACCGCAGGCCTGCTGTTGGCGACTCAGGTGTTTGCTGCTGATTCTGATCTCAAACAGATCATGAAGCAGATGAAAGTGGAGTTTAAACATGCGGCTGAAGCGCAGACGACAGCAGAGATGCAGGCACCGATTCAGGAGCTGACCAAACTGGTGGCCCAAGCCAAACTGGGTGAATACCCGCCAGAGAAACAGGACATTTACCTGGAAGGTTTTAACAAACTCACCGTCGCGCTGGACAAGATCGAGAACGAGCTGGAGCACGACGAGTTTGACGCGGCGAAAAGTTCACTTCAGCAAGTGGATAGCCTGCGCAAGGAGTATCACGAAAAGCGTAATCCAAGCATCTGGAAACGCCTGTTCGGTTGA